GAAACAGGTGGGTACTAAGGCTAAGGCTATTCTCTGTCCTGAAATTACAGCATTGACAAAGACTGATGCCAAAGAACCTAAACTTATTAATCGCCAAATAATAGAAGGGTCAGAAAAACCAGTGCCAAAGGTAAAAAAGGTGCTGGAAATTAAAAACCAAGCCCATTGCCAAGGGGCAACAAAGGTTCCTGGTAGGCGAATCATCCCCTGACTAGGACTATAAACTAAGGCGCCACCAAAATAGCATCTGGCTTCCAATGTTGCTTTAAATAAAGCGCCTCCTACAGCATCTCTTGTACCTTGACATATCCCGGTTAATAAAAAAAAGTATTGAACAAATCCTAGTACACAGCAGATAAGTATCAGGACAATTTGTAAGCGCGATAAGAATAGAAAATCCTGCTTATTGCGAATTAGATAGTAAGCACAACCAATCAGAGGGACATAGCCTAAAAATACTTTCAGTCCTAAAATACCCATGCCTATAGGTATTTCTTTGGCTGCTGCTTCCATGAGTCCCTGGCTGGGTGGATTTAGTTGCTGTCCACCATTAATAAACACTAGCGTTAGTAAACACAAGCCCAATAAAATAAACAGTGGGGTTTTAATGGATTTGACAGGAATTAAAGGTATCCCTTGCCTACGACAAGTTTGCCAAAGCCCGATTAATGCTGGAATATAAAAAGCGTCTTTAGCTAATTGGAGTACGGGGCTATTGCCAATGTAATAAGTAATAGTCCCGCCAAAGGGCACGTAAATAATGAAAGCAAACATCGCTTGACGGGGATATTTATAAGACAGCGAGAACATGAGAATTGCCAAGACACCTGGAATCGCCGCCTTAATCCCACCGACAGCAAACAAAATCATACCCAAGAATA
The Gloeotrichia echinulata CP02 DNA segment above includes these coding regions:
- the hpsL gene encoding hormogonium polysaccharide biosynthesis protein HpsL; protein product: MPKLKQKSKSSKKQAKPETPTLSLQERLAQKRKATLARKEFTSLLTTATSGGLFLGMILFAVGGIKAAIPGVLAILMFSLSYKYPRQAMFAFIIYVPFGGTITYYIGNSPVLQLAKDAFYIPALIGLWQTCRRQGIPLIPVKSIKTPLFILLGLCLLTLVFINGGQQLNPPSQGLMEAAAKEIPIGMGILGLKVFLGYVPLIGCAYYLIRNKQDFLFLSRLQIVLILICCVLGFVQYFFLLTGICQGTRDAVGGALFKATLEARCYFGGALVYSPSQGMIRLPGTFVAPWQWAWFLISSTFFTFGTGFSDPSIIWRLISLGSLASVFVNAVISGQRIALALVPTCFVILLFLTGQIANLKRFIPIGVGLALILGIAMVSNPVVVQERLESFTGRWEASPPQQFIVDQFEENWKNVDGPIGSGLGRATNSARALGSGKLVETYYPKVLYEVGILGLLGFIAFVTTLTITAFKTYRSIKNRNFRSYGGALWVFILFISYNTYYYPLDVDPVAVYYWFFAGILFKLPVIDKQEKENIDPNQKDKKTGLKG